From a single Okeanomitos corallinicola TIOX110 genomic region:
- a CDS encoding TPM domain-containing protein produces MQLCFWRRLLLSIAVFCFAGSMWATQTPSALAYENPDLLPDTFTPIVDLAKTLPDPQEEKLVKELEQFEQDTGWKLRVLTQYDRTPGRAVIKYWGLDDKSILLVADSRGGNILSFSVGDAVYELLPRTFWIELQTRFGNLYYVREHGEDQAILQALDSVKGCLLDGGCNVVPGLPREQWILTLITSAIGGIICGFAAQPRNDKQAFAWQWALIFSPLWGILFIAFGIAPVITRTSDWVPLVRNISAFLIGVLVAYLSPGFSRPSSSTES; encoded by the coding sequence ATGCAGCTTTGTTTTTGGCGACGATTATTACTATCCATTGCGGTATTTTGTTTTGCTGGATCAATGTGGGCAACCCAAACACCATCAGCCCTAGCCTATGAAAATCCTGACTTATTACCTGATACATTTACCCCAATAGTTGACCTAGCAAAAACCCTCCCCGATCCTCAAGAAGAAAAACTTGTCAAAGAATTAGAACAATTTGAACAAGATACTGGTTGGAAATTGCGCGTATTAACCCAGTATGACCGCACTCCAGGGAGAGCAGTAATCAAATACTGGGGTTTAGATGATAAAAGTATTCTCCTAGTTGCCGACTCTCGCGGTGGTAACATTCTCAGCTTCAGCGTAGGCGATGCAGTTTATGAACTTTTACCCCGGACATTTTGGATTGAACTGCAAACCCGTTTTGGTAACTTGTACTACGTCAGGGAACATGGGGAAGACCAAGCTATTTTACAAGCCTTAGATTCCGTTAAAGGTTGTTTACTCGATGGTGGTTGTAACGTCGTTCCCGGACTACCAAGAGAACAATGGATACTCACCCTGATCACTTCGGCGATAGGTGGTATTATTTGTGGTTTTGCGGCTCAACCTCGCAACGATAAACAAGCTTTTGCTTGGCAGTGGGCGTTAATTTTCTCACCTTTATGGGGAATTTTATTTATTGCTTTCGGAATTGCTCCAGTGATTACTCGTACCAGTGACTGGGTTCCTTTAGTACGTAATATTTCCGCTTTCTTAATCGGTGTTTTGGTTGCCTATCTATCTCCAGGTTTCAGTCGTCCTTCTTCTAGTACCGAGTCTTAA
- a CDS encoding precorrin-8X methylmutase produces MEWHVTDAQSLAIIDSEIGDHVFSPAEYEIVRRVIYATSDFEYKSLICFSEHALQAGAAALAARTTIVVDVPMVQVGISYDIQNTFANPVYCSMEAFTRPQKERTRSAWGIETLAKRYPEGIFVVGQAQTALTALVDLIEAEEIRPALIIATPAGFLNVDTDKERLQDSLVPYITINSRKGNAVVAAAIVDGLVDLAWQAYGQDRSGVS; encoded by the coding sequence ATGGAATGGCACGTAACTGATGCTCAAAGCTTGGCGATTATTGATAGTGAAATTGGCGATCATGTCTTTTCACCAGCAGAGTATGAAATAGTCAGACGAGTAATATATGCAACATCTGACTTTGAATATAAGTCCTTGATTTGCTTTTCGGAACACGCTTTACAAGCAGGAGCAGCAGCACTGGCCGCACGTACTACTATTGTTGTAGATGTGCCAATGGTACAGGTTGGGATATCTTACGATATTCAAAACACCTTTGCCAATCCGGTGTATTGCAGTATGGAGGCTTTCACCCGTCCTCAAAAAGAAAGAACTCGTTCTGCTTGGGGAATTGAAACCTTGGCCAAGCGTTATCCAGAGGGAATTTTTGTAGTTGGTCAAGCCCAGACTGCTTTGACTGCTCTTGTGGATTTAATTGAAGCGGAAGAAATTCGACCTGCTTTGATCATTGCTACACCAGCAGGATTTCTGAATGTGGATACTGATAAAGAAAGATTACAGGATTCTTTAGTACCTTATATTACTATTAACAGTCGTAAAGGTAATGCCGTGGTGGCTGCTGCTATTGTTGATGGCTTAGTTGATTTGGCTTGGCAAGCTTATGGTCAAGATCGAAGTGGGGTGAGTTAA
- a CDS encoding phosphate ABC transporter permease, with protein sequence MLVPLTRQKFEQIIPLIASGSQYKYYWGKFNNFLQRLLISVVTVVVILLLKIFFKLDFGLVFVFGVFGAFFWLWYPVFQASIRNSKCRRYKYSGFFRGRVLDWWITEKLTGKQETVNNKGELVIIENREKRINLEVGDNTGFSIEFDAPLRSVHKAIARGQIAEMIVMSNRSDLSSIEEFSNIYIPSRNLWVSDYPVVREDFFNEVSLRLRDNQREQPRRRRPEPPRYRDRDDDY encoded by the coding sequence ATGCTTGTTCCACTGACTCGTCAAAAATTTGAACAAATTATCCCCCTCATTGCCAGTGGTTCACAATACAAATACTACTGGGGAAAATTTAATAACTTTTTACAACGACTATTAATTTCTGTCGTTACTGTAGTCGTAATTTTGCTGTTAAAAATCTTTTTTAAATTAGATTTTGGGTTAGTGTTTGTATTTGGGGTATTTGGTGCTTTTTTTTGGTTATGGTATCCCGTATTTCAAGCCAGTATCCGCAATTCAAAATGCCGCCGTTACAAGTACAGCGGCTTTTTTCGTGGCCGAGTATTAGATTGGTGGATCACAGAAAAGTTAACTGGTAAACAGGAAACAGTCAACAATAAAGGCGAGTTAGTAATTATTGAAAACCGCGAAAAACGGATTAACTTAGAAGTAGGCGATAATACCGGATTTAGTATTGAATTTGATGCTCCCTTACGTTCTGTTCATAAAGCGATCGCCCGTGGTCAAATTGCAGAAATGATCGTGATGTCAAATCGCTCAGATTTAAGCAGTATAGAAGAATTTAGTAATATCTACATCCCCAGTCGTAATCTCTGGGTCAGTGACTACCCTGTTGTCCGCGAAGATTTCTTTAATGAAGTCAGTCTTCGTTTACGAGACAACCAACGAGAACAACCCCGTCGTCGTCGTCCAGAACCACCAAGATACAGAGATAGAGATGATGACTACTAA
- the dapB gene encoding 4-hydroxy-tetrahydrodipicolinate reductase → MTNQSTIPVIVNGAAGKMGREVIKAVAQAEDMILMGALDTSPEHQGKDAGELAGLSEPLEVPITDQLEPMLGYVAGERQLQPAVMVDFTHPDTVYNNVRSAIAYGIRPVVGTTGLSPEQLKELSDFAEKASTGCLIIPNFSIGMVLLQQAAVTASQYFDHVEIIELHHNQKADAPSGTAIQTAQLLAEMGKTFNPPQVEETEKIAGARGSLADEGIRIHSVRLPGLIAHQEVIFGAAGQIYTLRHDTSDRSCYMPGVLLAIRKINQLKSLVYGLEKIL, encoded by the coding sequence ATGACCAATCAATCTACCATTCCCGTAATTGTCAACGGTGCAGCTGGCAAAATGGGACGTGAAGTAATTAAAGCCGTAGCCCAAGCAGAAGATATGATTTTAATGGGTGCTTTGGATACTTCACCAGAACATCAAGGCAAAGATGCAGGAGAACTAGCAGGTTTAAGTGAACCTTTAGAAGTACCAATTACTGATCAATTAGAGCCAATGTTAGGATATGTAGCCGGAGAAAGACAGCTACAACCAGCAGTAATGGTAGATTTTACCCATCCTGATACAGTTTATAATAATGTTCGCAGTGCGATCGCCTATGGTATTCGTCCCGTAGTCGGAACTACTGGTTTAAGTCCTGAACAACTCAAAGAATTAAGTGATTTTGCTGAAAAAGCCAGCACAGGTTGTTTAATTATTCCTAACTTCTCTATCGGGATGGTACTGCTACAACAAGCCGCAGTCACTGCATCCCAATACTTTGATCATGTAGAAATTATTGAATTACATCACAACCAAAAAGCCGACGCACCAAGCGGTACAGCCATTCAAACCGCCCAGTTATTAGCGGAAATGGGTAAAACTTTTAACCCTCCCCAAGTGGAAGAAACGGAAAAAATAGCTGGAGCCAGAGGATCTTTAGCCGACGAAGGGATTAGAATTCATAGTGTGCGTTTACCTGGATTAATTGCCCATCAAGAAGTGATCTTTGGTGCAGCAGGACAAATTTACACCCTACGCCATGATACAAGCGATCGCTCCTGTTATATGCCCGGAGTCTTACTGGCAATTCGCAAAATTAATCAGTTAAAGTCTTTAGTATATGGCTTAGAAAAAATCCTTTAA
- a CDS encoding TIGR01548 family HAD-type hydrolase — translation MTKQTNIIVVFDIDGVIRDVSGSYRRALADTVEHFTNQMYRPTDVDIDNLKSEGIWNNDWEGSQELIYRHFVSEGMIREEIELDFEHIVSYFQSRYRGTDPENWNGYVAHEPLLLQPSYLELLTQAGIDWGFFSGATRGSATYILERRLGLKSPVLVAMEDAPGKPDPTGLFTTIDLLENGGDQKQTVIYVGDTVADMHTVEKARSLDNSRTWVGVGVLPPHVQGTVERKDAYTQTLIKAGAKVVFSNVQELTPEKIEKWEIGSSNF, via the coding sequence ATGACTAAACAAACCAATATAATTGTTGTTTTCGATATTGATGGTGTTATTCGTGATGTCAGCGGTTCTTATCGTCGCGCTTTAGCCGATACTGTAGAACATTTTACGAATCAAATGTATCGTCCCACCGATGTAGATATTGATAATCTTAAGTCTGAGGGAATTTGGAATAATGATTGGGAAGGTTCTCAGGAATTAATCTACCGTCACTTTGTCAGTGAAGGGATGATTCGTGAAGAAATAGAATTAGATTTTGAACATATAGTTAGCTATTTTCAATCTCGTTACCGAGGTACAGATCCAGAAAATTGGAATGGTTATGTTGCTCATGAACCTTTATTATTACAACCCAGCTATCTAGAACTGCTAACACAAGCAGGAATTGATTGGGGATTTTTTAGTGGTGCTACTCGCGGTTCTGCTACTTACATTTTAGAAAGACGTTTGGGTTTAAAATCTCCGGTTTTAGTTGCAATGGAAGATGCACCGGGTAAACCTGATCCGACGGGATTATTTACAACTATTGATTTGTTAGAAAATGGTGGTGATCAAAAGCAAACTGTGATTTATGTGGGTGATACCGTTGCAGATATGCACACTGTAGAAAAAGCTAGGAGTTTAGATAATTCTCGGACTTGGGTGGGTGTGGGAGTGTTACCTCCTCATGTCCAGGGAACTGTAGAACGTAAGGATGCTTATACACAAACATTGATAAAAGCAGGTGCAAAGGTGGTATTTAGTAATGTGCAGGAATTAACACCGGAGAAGATTGAGAAGTGGGAAATCGGGTCATCAAATTTTTGA
- a CDS encoding cytochrome P450 translates to MLKNVLAQIAASSSFLNLFIFLGLITTLVAFSVRWWKQKNTYKSLQSLPSPPKHWLLGNIPQILAAVKQKRFFQLLFDWSQKLGPMYVYWAGQPTVILSKPKVIEETVINGMRDGSLVRSKRARKAWNDIGGSILLGQNGSEWQWRRKAWNPEFSSSSLSKYVEIISQACEQVIEKIQQTESPKEVQVDHLFVELTMRVISCLVMGIPVDGKTVSHEGQPLDVAQVYEATSVLSYRFLRVATGEKMWKKYLPTKNSRDYWAARRYLDELIGPRVDLALQLREQNKTDLEKVSSLFQESMLVKIAAKEPNYNRESLIAEAIELLIAGTDTTAHTISFTIAELSLNPRVFQKARVVVDQVWEKQGCITTESFKDLAYIQAIFKETLRLYSIASGSTSLEAERDIVIDGQEIPRGTKIFWSMLAAGRDPEVYSQPEEFLPERWLDKNKETHQLPMITFGSGSHRCLGEHLSMLEATVMLSLLLHYFDWELVNGRSSVEQLQQNLLIYPADGMPVRFKLRTQES, encoded by the coding sequence ATGTTAAAAAATGTTTTGGCTCAGATTGCAGCTTCTTCTTCTTTTCTTAATCTGTTCATATTTTTAGGTTTGATTACTACTTTAGTAGCATTTAGTGTCCGCTGGTGGAAACAAAAAAATACCTACAAATCTCTGCAATCACTCCCTTCTCCGCCCAAACACTGGCTATTAGGAAATATTCCGCAAATATTAGCAGCAGTCAAACAAAAGAGATTTTTTCAATTATTATTTGATTGGAGTCAAAAACTGGGTCCAATGTATGTTTATTGGGCTGGCCAACCAACGGTAATTTTAAGTAAGCCAAAAGTTATAGAAGAAACTGTAATTAATGGCATGAGAGACGGTAGTTTAGTTAGATCCAAGCGTGCAAGAAAAGCTTGGAATGACATTGGTGGATCTATTCTTTTGGGTCAAAATGGTAGTGAGTGGCAGTGGCGACGCAAGGCTTGGAATCCTGAATTTAGTTCTAGCAGTTTGTCCAAATATGTAGAAATTATTAGTCAAGCTTGTGAACAAGTTATTGAGAAAATTCAACAAACTGAATCACCGAAAGAAGTTCAGGTAGATCATTTGTTTGTAGAATTAACAATGAGGGTGATTTCTTGTCTGGTGATGGGTATTCCTGTGGATGGAAAAACTGTTAGTCATGAAGGTCAACCCCTTGATGTTGCTCAGGTATATGAGGCTACTTCTGTTTTAAGCTATCGCTTCTTACGGGTAGCTACTGGTGAAAAAATGTGGAAAAAATATCTACCCACTAAAAATTCACGAGATTACTGGGCAGCAAGAAGATATCTAGATGAGTTAATCGGTCCCCGTGTGGATTTGGCTTTGCAATTGAGAGAGCAAAACAAAACTGACTTAGAAAAAGTTAGTTCTTTGTTTCAGGAGTCAATGTTAGTGAAGATAGCTGCCAAGGAACCAAATTACAATCGGGAATCACTCATAGCAGAAGCTATTGAACTTTTAATAGCTGGTACTGATACAACAGCCCATACTATATCCTTTACAATCGCAGAGTTATCATTAAATCCCAGAGTTTTTCAAAAAGCCAGGGTTGTAGTTGATCAAGTTTGGGAAAAACAAGGCTGTATTACTACAGAAAGCTTTAAGGATTTAGCTTACATCCAAGCTATTTTTAAGGAAACGTTACGTCTGTATTCTATCGCTTCTGGCTCAACTTCATTGGAAGCTGAACGAGATATTGTCATTGACGGTCAAGAGATTCCCCGTGGTACAAAAATATTCTGGTCAATGCTTGCTGCTGGCAGAGATCCAGAGGTATATTCCCAGCCTGAAGAATTTCTACCAGAACGTTGGCTAGACAAAAATAAGGAAACTCATCAATTACCGATGATCACTTTTGGATCAGGTTCTCATCGTTGCTTAGGTGAGCATTTATCTATGTTAGAGGCAACAGTCATGCTGTCCTTACTACTGCATTATTTTGATTGGGAATTGGTTAATGGTCGTTCATCTGTAGAACAGTTACAGCAAAATCTTTTGATTTATCCTGCTGATGGAATGCCTGTACGTTTCAAATTAAGAACACAGGAAAGTTAG
- the cysC gene encoding adenylyl-sulfate kinase: MNLQKSGVTIWLTGLSGAGKSTITGALEKKLRALGSKVEVLDGDIVRLNLSKGLTFSKEDRDENIKRIGFVSHLLTRNGVIVIVSAISPYREIRDEVKQRIGDFIEVYVNSPLAVCEERDVKGLYKRARNGEIKNFTGIDDPYEAPLDPDIECRTDKETIEESTEKILEKLAELGYLARATV; this comes from the coding sequence ATGAATTTACAAAAATCTGGCGTGACAATTTGGTTAACTGGTTTGAGTGGTGCAGGTAAAAGTACCATTACAGGAGCTTTAGAGAAAAAATTAAGAGCATTAGGAAGTAAAGTTGAAGTTTTGGATGGTGACATTGTACGTCTGAATTTATCCAAAGGTTTGACCTTTAGTAAAGAAGATCGGGATGAAAACATCAAACGCATAGGTTTTGTATCTCATCTTTTAACTCGTAATGGTGTCATTGTCATAGTTTCTGCAATTTCACCCTATCGAGAAATTAGAGATGAAGTAAAACAACGTATTGGTGATTTTATTGAGGTATATGTGAATTCACCTTTAGCAGTATGTGAAGAAAGAGATGTTAAAGGTTTATATAAAAGAGCCAGAAATGGAGAGATTAAGAACTTTACAGGTATTGATGACCCCTACGAAGCACCTTTAGATCCAGATATAGAGTGTAGAACAGATAAAGAAACTATTGAAGAAAGCACAGAAAAGATTTTAGAGAAGTTGGCAGAATTAGGCTATCTTGCTCGTGCAACAGTATAG